The following is a genomic window from Deinococcus betulae.
GCTCATGTCCAGGACGCCGCTTAGCACAGGCCCGCACAGGCGCTGCAGGTGGTCCAGGGTTAGGCCGGTCAGGTCGGCGTCCAGCAGCACCACGGTCTCGGCGGTGGCTGCCTGCAACCCGGCCAGCAGCGCCGCGCCCTTGCCGCCGTTCTCGGGCAACTCCACTACCTGCGCGCCCGCCACGCGGGCGGCTTGGGCGGTGCCGTCGCAGCTGCCGTCCGACGCCACCACCACCTGCGGCGTCAGTTCCAGGGCCACGCGCACCACGGCGCCCACGGTGTCGGCCTCGTTGTAAGCGGGGATCACCACCGCCAGAGACGGGGCAGAGGAAGCGGCCATCGGCATGCCGCCTATGGTAAGGGATGAAGCCAGAGGCGAAACGGCCTGAGCTCTGAGGCCATGCTGTCACAGCGCCTCTGGGCCGGTATGGCGCTCCTGTCGTGCTGGCCTATGACGCGTGAGTGCGGTGTGCGGCCGCCTCTGTTTACCTTTCTCAGGGGGAGTGCAGGGCTCTTGAAGTTTGGTCCTTCAGTAG
Proteins encoded in this region:
- a CDS encoding glycosyltransferase family 2 protein — encoded protein: MPMAASSAPSLAVVIPAYNEADTVGAVVRVALELTPQVVVASDGSCDGTAQAARVAGAQVVELPENGGKGAALLAGLQAATAETVVLLDADLTGLTLDHLQRLCGPVLSGVLDMSIGVFEGGGFVTDWGNKLTPHLSGQRACRRAWLLGVPDLGAERWPEPAITRHLKVTGARWAYMALPNVAQVVKEKKRGFWRGAQARTKMYAALLTYRARRPK